GCGCGCTCGAAACCGACGGCGGCATCGAGCGGCAGTTCGAGTTCGAGCATCACGTTGTCCTGGTCGAGCACGGCCTCGAGCCGGCCTTCGCCATGCACATGCCTGTGCTGGGCAAGGACGGGTAGGGCGAAAGTCAATGCGGCAAGCACGGGAAGAACTTTGGGCATCAGAAGCTCCATCAGTGGGAATGGGTACTGGAAAAGACGACGATCGCGATACCGCAGGCGAGCAAAGCGGCATGCCAGACGAGGCCCTGCTGCTCGCGTTTCAGGCGCGGCATCAGGTCGGCCACCGCGATGTAGAGGAAGCTCGCCGCGGCGAGCGTCAGGATCTGCGGCACCCAGCCGAGCGCGCGCTCCAGCGCGAAATAGCCGACGATGCCGCCGAAAAGCGAGGCGAGGCTGGAAACACCGTTCCAGAACAGCGCGCGGCCGCGCCGCCAGCCGGCGGAAAGCAGGATCGCGAAGTCGCCGGCTTCCTGCGGCACTTCGTGGGCGATGATGGCGAGCGTGGTGGCCCAGCCGAGTTTTGGGTCGGCGAGGAAGGCGGCGGCGATCAACAGGCCATCGGTGAAGTTGTGAAAGCCATCGCCGACGAGGATCGACAGCGTGCCATCATCGAGGCGCATGTGATGATGGCTGTGCGTATGGTCTTCGCAGTGACCGGCGTCGGGATGGGCATCGTTGCCATGCGCGTGGCGCCAGAGGGCAAACTTTTCCAGCGCGAAGAAACCGAGGATACCGGCCAGCAGCAGCGGGAAGACTTCGTGCGGCGTGAGCCCGGATTCGAGCACCTCCGGCATCAGATGCAATGTTGCCGTGGCGAGCAGGATTCCAGTCGAGAAGCTGACGGTATAGGTCAGCCAGCGCCTGGGCAGCCCGAACATCACCAGGGCGGCGGCGAATAGCGAAAGCAGACCGCCCAACAGACAGCCGGCAACGATCTGGGCGAGGAGAGGAAGGCTCATGGCGGCGCATTCAAGCACGATTCATAGGCAAACGCAACAATGTTGCATTTATGGGAGGACTGTGGTTTGATTCGCATATGGGCGAGAGAACCCTTCCCCCGACTTCCGCGGCGCTGTTGCGCGCTGCCGGCATCAAGGTGACCCAGCCGCGGCTGGCGGTGCTCGACGCCTTGCGTGCTGCTGCCCGGCCGATGAGCCATGCCGAGCTCGAGGCGCTGCTTGCCAAGATCGACCGCGTCACCCTCTACCGCATCCTCGATGCCTTCGTCCGGCATGGCCTGGCCACCAAGGCCGCCGATGCGCGCGGCGTGTTCCGCTTCGCCGCTGCGGGTGCGCCGCGCCCGCACGAGGACCATCTGCATTTCCGCTGTCAGGCTTGCGGCGGCGTGTTTTGTCTCAAAGCGCCGCGACCGCCGGCGCCCAAGCTTCCGCCCGGCTTTCAACTCGACGAAGCCGAATTCGATCTGCGCGGCACTTGCGCCGCCTGCGCGAAAGGGGTTCGATGAGCCGCTTGCTGCGCCTGTTGCTGCTTGCCGCCACCTTGCTCTGGGCGCAATTCGCGCTCGCCGAGCATGGCGTCACGCATGCGCTGGAAGGCGGGAACGCAGCTTGCATCGAGTGCCAGGCGCTACCTGGTTTCGCCGCGCTGCCTGCCGTGCCGGTGGTCTTGCCTCGATCCCGCGTCGCAGTTGCGGCGCCAGCGAGTGCCGCCCCGCCTGCGCCGACTTTTTCGAGGAGTAAAATCGCCGCTTCATTTTCATGAAAGCGGCTTATGGA
This genomic interval from Sulfuricystis multivorans contains the following:
- a CDS encoding Fur family transcriptional regulator, with the protein product MGERTLPPTSAALLRAAGIKVTQPRLAVLDALRAAARPMSHAELEALLAKIDRVTLYRILDAFVRHGLATKAADARGVFRFAAAGAPRPHEDHLHFRCQACGGVFCLKAPRPPAPKLPPGFQLDEAEFDLRGTCAACAKGVR
- a CDS encoding ZIP family metal transporter, which gives rise to MSLPLLAQIVAGCLLGGLLSLFAAALVMFGLPRRWLTYTVSFSTGILLATATLHLMPEVLESGLTPHEVFPLLLAGILGFFALEKFALWRHAHGNDAHPDAGHCEDHTHSHHHMRLDDGTLSILVGDGFHNFTDGLLIAAAFLADPKLGWATTLAIIAHEVPQEAGDFAILLSAGWRRGRALFWNGVSSLASLFGGIVGYFALERALGWVPQILTLAAASFLYIAVADLMPRLKREQQGLVWHAALLACGIAIVVFSSTHSH